A genomic stretch from Methylophilus medardicus includes:
- a CDS encoding STAS domain-containing protein, which yields MAQITQQQNTLSFSGNLLITNISETLTHLQTLKLESPLTLDFTKVVAVDTVAVSLILEIQRQLNHQHTEPGAMSVIGVPENLRSLMQLYGVDGFLLN from the coding sequence GTGGCTCAAATTACGCAACAGCAGAACACATTGAGTTTTAGCGGAAATCTGCTGATTACCAACATCAGTGAAACACTGACGCATCTGCAAACGCTAAAGCTGGAGTCACCGCTAACGCTGGATTTCACCAAAGTTGTGGCAGTAGATACGGTGGCTGTGAGTTTGATTCTAGAGATTCAGCGACAACTGAATCATCAGCATACCGAACCAGGGGCGATGTCGGTGATCGGGGTGCCAGAAAATTTGCGAAGTTTAATGCAACTCTATGGTGTCGACGGATTTTTGTTAAATTAG
- a CDS encoding ABC transporter ATP-binding protein, with amino-acid sequence MAAAIEITGITKRFGDFEALRGIDLQIEQGEFFALLGPNGAGKSTLISLMAGLQQATTGQIRIMGHDVHTEYQRARHALGVVPQELVFDPFFNVREMLRFQAGYFGRGPENDPWIDEVIEGLGLTDKAHTNMRKLSGGMKRRALIAQALAHKPPVIVLDEPTAGVDVELRQMLWAFIQQLNQQGHTIILTTHYLEEAEALCQRVAMMKQGRIVALDTTRALLKNHATKQLSLRLTGALPPQLLSLVKQQQGDEVILGLSELTQVETVLRVLREAKVEIQDMQLQEADLEDVFLNLVGNQQGAQG; translated from the coding sequence GTGGCAGCAGCCATTGAAATTACTGGCATCACTAAGCGTTTCGGCGATTTCGAAGCGCTACGTGGGATTGATTTGCAGATTGAACAAGGCGAGTTTTTTGCGTTGCTGGGCCCGAATGGCGCTGGTAAATCAACGCTGATTAGTTTAATGGCCGGTTTGCAACAAGCGACCACGGGTCAGATCCGTATTATGGGGCACGACGTGCATACGGAATATCAGCGTGCCCGCCATGCACTTGGCGTAGTGCCACAAGAGCTGGTATTTGATCCGTTTTTTAATGTGCGTGAAATGTTACGTTTTCAGGCTGGTTATTTTGGTCGCGGTCCTGAAAACGATCCCTGGATTGATGAAGTCATTGAAGGCTTGGGGCTGACAGATAAAGCGCATACCAATATGCGTAAACTGTCTGGCGGTATGAAGCGTCGGGCGCTCATCGCGCAGGCGTTGGCGCACAAGCCGCCAGTGATTGTCCTCGATGAGCCGACTGCGGGCGTAGACGTGGAGTTGCGGCAAATGCTGTGGGCGTTCATCCAGCAACTCAATCAGCAAGGGCATACCATCATTTTAACCACGCATTATCTTGAGGAGGCAGAGGCCTTGTGTCAGCGTGTTGCAATGATGAAACAAGGCCGTATCGTGGCGTTGGATACGACGCGGGCACTGCTCAAAAATCATGCGACCAAGCAACTATCGCTGCGCTTGACTGGGGCGCTTCCGCCACAGCTGTTGTCACTGGTGAAGCAGCAACAAGGCGATGAGGTGATACTTGGCTTGTCGGAGCTGACGCAGGTCGAAACGGTGTTGCGTGTGTTGCGTGAAGCCAAGGTGGAGATACAGGATATGCAATTGCAAGAAGCTGATCTGGAAGATGTGTTTTTGAATCTGGTGGGTAATCAACAAGGCGCACAAGGATGA
- a CDS encoding ABC transporter permease has translation MKWLNPFFWLDDIVTPRWRGVYTLFKKELLRFWRVAFQTVASPILTALLYLLIFSHVLESHVKVYDQVSYTAFLVPGLMMMSLLQNAFANSSSSLIQSKVMGNIVFLLLTPINTLSFFVAFLAASMIRGLLVGLSIYLVALCFVTVPTVYPGWIFAFALLGSALLGTFGIIAGIWADKFDQMAAFQNFVIMPLTFLSGVFYSIHSLPPFWQAVSQLNPFFYMIDGFRYGFFGHGDVSPWLSLGVVASFLLALAWLCLKMLKSGYKLRS, from the coding sequence ATGAAGTGGCTCAACCCCTTTTTTTGGCTCGATGATATCGTGACCCCGCGCTGGCGAGGGGTTTATACCTTGTTTAAAAAGGAACTGTTACGATTTTGGCGGGTGGCTTTTCAAACCGTGGCATCGCCTATTTTGACGGCGCTATTGTATCTGCTGATTTTCTCACATGTACTCGAATCACATGTCAAAGTCTACGATCAGGTCAGTTACACCGCCTTTTTGGTGCCAGGCTTGATGATGATGTCTTTGTTACAAAACGCTTTTGCAAACAGCTCATCCAGCTTGATTCAGTCCAAAGTCATGGGCAATATCGTTTTTCTGCTCCTGACACCCATTAATACATTGTCGTTCTTTGTGGCGTTTTTAGCTGCGTCCATGATACGAGGCTTGTTGGTGGGCTTAAGCATTTATTTGGTCGCATTGTGTTTTGTGACGGTGCCTACTGTTTATCCCGGTTGGATATTCGCTTTTGCCTTGCTGGGCAGTGCTTTACTAGGCACTTTTGGGATTATTGCTGGGATTTGGGCAGATAAGTTTGATCAGATGGCGGCTTTTCAGAATTTTGTGATTATGCCATTGACCTTTTTGTCAGGTGTATTTTACTCCATCCACTCTTTGCCACCCTTCTGGCAGGCGGTGTCGCAACTGAATCCGTTTTTTTACATGATTGATGGCTTTCGCTATGGATTTTTTGGGCATGGCGATGTTTCACCATGGCTCAGCCTCGGCGTGGTAGCGAGCTTCTTGCTAGCATTGGCGTGGCTATGCCTAAAGATGTTAAAATCCGGTTATAAATTACGCAGTTAG
- a CDS encoding BolA family protein: MLTAAQLEAYIRSGLACDYLKVNGDDGTHFDAVIVSPAFEGKRMVQQHQLVYAALGDRMRAEIHALSMQTYTPTQWQQQQA; the protein is encoded by the coding sequence GTGTTAACAGCAGCGCAACTTGAAGCATATATCCGCAGCGGATTAGCGTGCGATTACCTAAAGGTCAATGGCGATGATGGCACGCATTTCGATGCGGTGATTGTGAGCCCGGCCTTTGAAGGCAAGCGCATGGTTCAGCAACATCAATTGGTCTACGCGGCCTTGGGTGATCGCATGCGGGCGGAGATACACGCGCTGTCTATGCAAACCTATACCCCGACACAATGGCAGCAACAGCAAGCCTAG
- the grxD gene encoding Grx4 family monothiol glutaredoxin: MDAQAKIKDTVSSNKVVLYMKGSPKFPQCGFSSVACQILSACGAEYVTVDVLQDMDIREGIKQYANWPTIPQLYVEGEFIGGADIMRSMYQSGELQELLAKA, encoded by the coding sequence ATGGATGCACAAGCAAAAATCAAAGACACGGTGAGCAGTAATAAAGTGGTGTTATACATGAAGGGTAGCCCGAAATTTCCACAATGTGGATTTTCTAGCGTGGCGTGTCAAATTCTGAGCGCCTGTGGTGCAGAATACGTGACGGTAGACGTCTTGCAGGACATGGATATCCGAGAAGGCATTAAACAGTATGCCAACTGGCCAACCATTCCACAGCTATATGTAGAAGGCGAGTTTATTGGTGGTGCTGACATCATGCGTAGCATGTATCAAAGCGGTGAATTGCAAGAACTATTAGCGAAAGCGTAA
- the murA gene encoding UDP-N-acetylglucosamine 1-carboxyvinyltransferase → MDKLIIEGGIPLHGEIVVSGAKNAALPILCAGLLAETPLTLTGVPELRDVASTLTLLDTMGVKVTKQADQVTLDASDVASFEATYEMVKTMRASILVLGPLLTRFGTARVSLPGGCAIGSRPVDLHIKGLQAMGAAMHITHGYIQASTLHLPNRRLQGTKYYMDLVTVTGTENLMMAATLAQGTTVLENAAKEPEVVDLAECLNKMGAKISGAGTDTITIEGVERLTGAQHHVVCDRIEAGTYMVAAAMTGGEVTLKNARADLLEAVIEKLREAGATISHDSQSITVKSHGKLKAVNVRTAPHPAFPTDMQAQFMAMNTVAEGVCTVIETIFENRFMHVQELQRMGANIDVQGNTALVQGVSALEGANVMATDLRASAGLVLAGLVAEGETVIDRIYHLDRGYEKLEEKLNKLGAKVRRSN, encoded by the coding sequence TTGGATAAACTGATTATTGAAGGCGGCATCCCGCTGCATGGCGAGATTGTTGTCTCAGGGGCCAAAAACGCTGCGTTACCTATTTTGTGCGCCGGCTTGTTGGCAGAAACGCCTTTAACCTTAACCGGCGTGCCCGAATTACGTGATGTGGCTTCTACGCTAACATTACTCGACACCATGGGCGTGAAAGTGACTAAGCAAGCGGATCAAGTCACGCTGGACGCCAGTGATGTGGCCTCATTTGAAGCCACTTATGAAATGGTGAAAACCATGCGGGCCTCGATTTTAGTGTTGGGGCCATTGTTGACACGTTTCGGCACGGCACGCGTTTCGTTGCCGGGCGGATGTGCGATTGGCTCTAGGCCTGTCGATTTGCACATCAAAGGTTTGCAAGCGATGGGCGCGGCCATGCATATTACGCACGGCTATATCCAAGCTAGCACCTTGCACCTACCTAACCGGCGCTTGCAGGGCACCAAGTACTACATGGATTTGGTCACGGTCACCGGCACCGAGAATTTAATGATGGCAGCTACCTTGGCACAAGGCACCACCGTGCTGGAAAACGCTGCCAAAGAGCCCGAAGTAGTCGACCTGGCAGAATGTCTGAATAAAATGGGTGCCAAGATTTCTGGCGCAGGCACCGATACCATCACCATCGAGGGCGTAGAGCGCCTAACCGGTGCGCAGCATCATGTAGTCTGTGACCGCATTGAGGCTGGCACTTATATGGTGGCAGCGGCGATGACCGGTGGCGAAGTGACGTTGAAAAATGCCCGTGCCGATTTGCTGGAGGCAGTGATTGAAAAGCTGCGTGAAGCCGGCGCGACGATTAGCCATGACAGCCAGAGCATTACTGTAAAAAGTCACGGAAAACTCAAGGCGGTCAATGTACGCACCGCGCCACATCCGGCGTTTCCCACCGATATGCAGGCGCAATTTATGGCGATGAATACGGTGGCAGAGGGCGTGTGTACCGTGATTGAGACCATTTTTGAAAACCGGTTTATGCACGTGCAAGAGTTGCAGCGCATGGGCGCTAATATCGATGTACAAGGTAATACCGCGCTGGTGCAAGGCGTCTCAGCCTTAGAAGGCGCCAACGTGATGGCGACTGATTTACGGGCCTCTGCTGGGCTGGTGTTGGCTGGCTTGGTCGCAGAGGGTGAAACCGTGATTGACCGCATTTACCATCTGGATCGTGGTTACGAAAAACTTGAAGAAAAACTGAATAAACTGGGCGCCAAAGTGCGTAGATCGAATTAA
- the hisG gene encoding ATP phosphoribosyltransferase, protein MITIALSKGRIFEETTPLLAAAGIQSLEDPESSRKLILPTNRPDVRLIIVRATDVPTYVQYGAADLGIAGKDVLDEHGGEGLYQPLDLNIARCKMMVAVREDFDYEASIRQGARLKVVTKYVKTARAHFAAKGMHVDLIKLYGSMELGPLVGLADAIVDLVSTGGTLRANKLKAVEEVGAISSRLVVNQASYKVNRPMLQPIIDSFAGAIRQD, encoded by the coding sequence ATGATTACTATTGCACTCAGCAAAGGGCGCATTTTTGAAGAAACTACACCGCTGTTGGCTGCCGCAGGGATTCAGTCACTAGAAGATCCAGAATCCTCACGTAAGTTAATTTTGCCTACCAATCGTCCTGATGTCCGTTTGATCATTGTGCGCGCCACCGACGTGCCGACCTATGTGCAATACGGCGCTGCCGACCTCGGTATTGCGGGCAAGGATGTGCTGGATGAGCATGGTGGTGAAGGCTTGTACCAGCCGCTCGATTTGAATATTGCACGCTGCAAAATGATGGTGGCTGTGCGTGAGGACTTCGATTACGAGGCGAGTATTCGTCAAGGCGCGCGGCTTAAAGTAGTGACCAAATACGTAAAAACCGCGCGTGCACACTTTGCAGCCAAAGGCATGCATGTCGATCTCATTAAGTTATATGGATCGATGGAGCTGGGCCCATTAGTGGGTTTGGCAGACGCAATTGTGGATTTGGTGAGCACGGGTGGAACTTTGCGCGCGAATAAGCTCAAAGCAGTAGAAGAGGTAGGCGCGATCAGCTCGCGTCTGGTGGTGAATCAGGCCTCTTACAAAGTGAACCGCCCCATGCTGCAACCGATTATTGACAGCTTTGCAGGCGCTATTCGTCAAGATTAA
- the hisD gene encoding histidinol dehydrogenase produces the protein MKIKRLNTQDAGFDAELKALLAFETAQDDSIDQVVANILKDVKSRGDEAVLEYTNRFDKTNAQHLAQLEIPQAELHAALNNLPPAQREALQAAAGRVRSYHEKQVMQSWHYTEADGTLLGQQVTALDRVGLYVPGGKAAYPSSVLMNAIPAKVAGVQELIMVVPTPNGEKNPLVLAAAAVCGVDRVFCIGGAQAVGALAYGTQTVPQVDKIVGPGNAYVAAAKRRVFGVVGIDMVAGPSEILVISDGKSNPDWTAMDLFSQAEHDELAQAILLSPSADFLDQVQASIERQVVDMPRQDIIRTSLQNRGALIQVKDLAEAADISNYIAPEHLELSMDDALSFSQRIKHAGAIFMGRDTCEALGDYCAGPNHVLPTSRTARFSSPLGVYDFQKRSSLIMVSAAGAQTLGKIAATLAYGEGLQAHARSAEYRLKPE, from the coding sequence ATGAAGATTAAACGCTTAAATACACAGGATGCTGGCTTTGATGCCGAGTTAAAGGCATTACTGGCTTTTGAAACCGCTCAGGATGACAGCATTGATCAAGTCGTTGCGAATATCCTAAAAGACGTGAAAAGTCGTGGTGACGAAGCCGTCCTTGAATATACAAATCGCTTCGATAAAACGAACGCACAGCATTTGGCGCAATTAGAGATTCCGCAGGCAGAGTTGCATGCGGCGTTAAACAATTTACCGCCAGCACAGCGTGAAGCTTTGCAAGCAGCCGCAGGCCGTGTACGCAGTTATCATGAAAAGCAAGTGATGCAATCTTGGCACTACACCGAGGCGGACGGCACTTTGCTGGGCCAACAGGTGACTGCACTGGATCGTGTGGGCCTCTATGTGCCTGGTGGTAAAGCGGCTTATCCTTCATCAGTGTTAATGAACGCGATTCCGGCCAAAGTGGCGGGCGTGCAAGAATTAATCATGGTGGTGCCGACCCCCAATGGTGAAAAAAATCCATTGGTTCTCGCCGCTGCTGCAGTGTGTGGCGTAGACCGCGTATTTTGTATCGGAGGCGCACAAGCTGTCGGGGCCTTGGCATATGGCACGCAGACCGTGCCGCAAGTGGATAAAATTGTCGGTCCTGGCAATGCTTATGTGGCAGCAGCCAAGCGTCGTGTCTTTGGCGTGGTAGGGATTGATATGGTTGCTGGCCCCTCTGAAATTTTGGTCATCAGCGATGGCAAAAGTAACCCAGACTGGACGGCGATGGACTTGTTTAGTCAGGCTGAGCACGATGAACTGGCACAAGCTATCTTGCTCTCCCCAAGCGCGGATTTTCTCGATCAAGTGCAGGCAAGTATTGAGCGTCAGGTCGTTGATATGCCTCGTCAAGACATTATTCGCACCTCACTACAAAATCGCGGTGCCCTTATTCAAGTGAAAGATCTGGCAGAGGCGGCGGACATTTCGAATTACATCGCGCCCGAGCACCTCGAGTTATCGATGGATGATGCGCTGTCCTTTAGTCAGCGCATCAAGCATGCTGGCGCGATCTTTATGGGTCGCGATACCTGTGAGGCGCTGGGTGATTATTGTGCGGGCCCAAACCACGTTCTGCCGACGTCACGGACCGCCCGTTTTAGCTCGCCGTTGGGGGTGTATGATTTCCAGAAGCGCTCCAGCTTGATTATGGTCTCAGCCGCCGGCGCGCAAACCCTGGGTAAAATTGCGGCAACCTTGGCTTATGGCGAGGGTTTGCAGGCGCACGCCCGCAGTGCTGAATATCGCCTAAAGCCAGAGTGA
- the hisC gene encoding histidinol-phosphate transaminase, producing the protein MSVYWSELVHRLTPYVPGEQPKLQNLVKLNTNENPFGPSPKVLAALQAEASESLRLYPDPDSSRLKSAIAEYYGLQANQVFVGNGSDEVLAHVFQALLKHDQPLLFPDISYSFYPVYCGLYGIEFETVPLNAQFEIAIDDYLRPNGGIIFPNPNAPTGVPMPLSDVERLLKANTHSVVVVDEAYVDFGTQSAVSLVNQYPNLLVTHTYSKSRSLAGLRVGYALGNATLIQALIRIKDSFNSYPLDRFAEAGAIAAIQDEAYFEQTRQQVIVAREALVADLQSLGFEVLPSGANFIFAKHPKHAGEQLAAGLRDQAVIVRHFKKPARILDFLRITIGNPSQNQALMQALRTLL; encoded by the coding sequence ATGAGTGTATATTGGAGTGAACTTGTTCATCGCCTGACCCCTTATGTGCCGGGAGAACAACCCAAGCTACAAAATCTGGTCAAGCTCAATACCAATGAAAATCCTTTTGGGCCTAGCCCAAAGGTGCTCGCGGCTTTACAAGCGGAAGCATCAGAGAGTTTACGGTTGTATCCAGACCCGGATTCTAGTCGTTTAAAGTCAGCCATTGCTGAATATTATGGTTTGCAAGCCAATCAAGTCTTTGTCGGCAATGGGTCCGATGAGGTGCTGGCACATGTGTTTCAAGCGTTATTGAAGCATGATCAACCGCTATTGTTTCCCGATATTAGCTACAGCTTTTATCCGGTGTATTGCGGTTTGTATGGCATCGAGTTTGAAACCGTGCCTTTGAATGCGCAGTTTGAAATTGCGATTGATGATTACTTGCGCCCGAATGGTGGAATCATCTTCCCAAACCCTAATGCGCCGACAGGGGTGCCCATGCCCTTGAGTGACGTTGAGCGCTTACTGAAAGCGAACACCCATTCGGTGGTGGTGGTGGATGAAGCGTATGTGGATTTTGGTACTCAGTCCGCCGTGTCGTTGGTCAACCAGTATCCGAATTTACTGGTGACACACACGTACTCAAAATCGCGGTCTTTGGCGGGCTTGCGGGTTGGCTACGCGCTGGGCAATGCGACATTGATTCAAGCGCTGATTCGTATCAAAGATAGTTTTAACTCTTATCCTCTGGACCGTTTCGCTGAAGCCGGGGCAATTGCAGCCATACAGGATGAGGCCTATTTTGAGCAAACGCGTCAGCAAGTGATCGTTGCGCGAGAAGCGTTAGTCGCTGACTTGCAGTCGCTAGGCTTTGAAGTGTTGCCCTCAGGGGCCAATTTCATTTTTGCCAAACATCCAAAACATGCCGGCGAGCAGTTGGCCGCAGGCTTGCGTGATCAAGCTGTCATCGTCCGCCATTTCAAAAAACCGGCACGTATTTTGGACTTTTTACGTATCACGATAGGCAACCCAAGCCAAAATCAGGCACTCATGCAGGCATTGCGTACGCTTCTGTAG
- the hxlA gene encoding 3-hexulose-6-phosphate synthase — protein MAQTQMALDSLDFDATIALAAKVAPHVDILEIGTPCIKHNGIELLKALRSKFPNNKILVDLKTMDAGFYEAEPFYKAGADICTVLGTADIGTIKGVIDAANKYGKEAQIDLINVKDKKARTLEVVKLGAHIIGVHTGLDQQAAGQTPFADLGLVSGLKTGAKVSVAGGVKAATTKQVVDAGADIVVAGAAIYGAADPAAAATEITKIAHGAGTAAKGGNKLLPWIIAAVAAVLVFSLLGKKSEEAAPAAEAPAAEETAPVEAAPAAEAPAAEAMPAEAAPAEMAPATEEAK, from the coding sequence ATGGCACAAACCCAGATGGCATTGGACTCATTGGATTTCGACGCAACAATCGCTTTGGCAGCAAAAGTTGCGCCACACGTTGATATTCTTGAAATTGGTACACCTTGTATCAAACACAACGGTATCGAACTGTTAAAAGCACTGCGTTCAAAATTCCCAAACAACAAAATTTTGGTTGACCTGAAAACCATGGATGCCGGTTTCTACGAAGCTGAGCCATTCTACAAAGCAGGCGCTGACATTTGTACCGTTTTGGGTACAGCAGATATCGGTACGATCAAAGGCGTGATTGACGCTGCCAACAAATACGGCAAAGAAGCGCAAATCGACTTGATCAACGTAAAAGATAAAAAAGCCCGTACGCTTGAAGTCGTTAAATTGGGTGCACACATCATCGGTGTGCATACTGGTTTGGATCAACAAGCGGCTGGTCAAACACCATTCGCTGACTTGGGTTTGGTATCCGGTCTGAAAACAGGCGCTAAAGTGTCTGTTGCCGGTGGCGTAAAAGCAGCAACTACTAAACAAGTCGTTGATGCGGGTGCTGACATTGTGGTTGCTGGTGCAGCTATCTACGGCGCTGCTGATCCAGCGGCTGCTGCTACTGAGATCACTAAAATCGCTCACGGTGCTGGTACTGCCGCTAAAGGTGGCAACAAGTTGCTGCCTTGGATCATTGCTGCTGTTGCTGCAGTGTTGGTTTTCTCTTTGTTGGGTAAAAAATCAGAAGAAGCTGCCCCAGCTGCTGAAGCCCCAGCTGCAGAAGAAACTGCACCTGTTGAAGCTGCCCCAGCTGCTGAAGCCCCAGCCGCTGAAGCAATGCCTGCTGAAGCTGCACCTGCTGAAATGGCACCTGCAACTGAAGAAGCAAAATAA
- the hisB gene encoding imidazoleglycerol-phosphate dehydratase HisB has translation MSRQAEVTRNTLETQITVSINLDGTGQSDLNTGLGFFDHMLDQIARHGMIDMKIHANGDLHIDAHHTVEDVGITLGQAFAKAIGDKKGLTRYGHSYVPLDEALSRVALDLSGRPGLEFDCVFTRAMIGAFDVDLIHEFFQGFVNHALVTLHIDNLKGQNAHHQAETIFKAFGRALRMASTLDPRMAGLMPSTKGAL, from the coding sequence ATGTCACGTCAAGCTGAAGTCACACGCAATACGCTAGAAACTCAAATCACGGTCTCGATTAATCTCGATGGCACGGGTCAATCTGACCTCAACACTGGTTTGGGCTTTTTCGATCACATGCTCGATCAAATTGCGCGTCACGGCATGATCGACATGAAGATACACGCCAATGGTGATTTGCATATTGATGCGCACCATACGGTTGAAGACGTAGGAATCACGCTAGGACAAGCATTTGCCAAGGCGATAGGCGATAAAAAAGGACTCACTCGCTACGGCCACAGTTATGTGCCGTTGGATGAGGCTTTAAGCCGAGTTGCGCTTGATCTTTCTGGTCGACCAGGCCTTGAATTCGATTGTGTATTTACCCGTGCCATGATTGGTGCCTTTGATGTCGACCTCATTCATGAGTTCTTCCAAGGCTTTGTCAATCATGCTCTGGTGACACTGCACATTGATAACCTTAAGGGCCAAAACGCACACCACCAAGCTGAGACTATTTTTAAAGCTTTTGGTCGCGCGTTACGCATGGCTTCGACTTTAGATCCACGTATGGCTGGATTGATGCCTTCAACCAAGGGTGCGTTATAA
- the hisH gene encoding imidazole glycerol phosphate synthase subunit HisH, translating into MSRLQVAIVDYGMGNLRSVANAFKAVAPSISVAVTSDPEQIAQAERVVFPGQGAMPDCIRELDARDLRQAVIMATKQKPFLGICIGLQMLFEHSEEGNVPGLGVYPGQVKRFPSECMIDVNGAKLKVPHMGWSQVHQTQTHALWADIPDQARFYYVHSYYVAPDEVGLTAATTAYPFDFTGAIARDNVFAVQFHPEKSAAAGLQLLDNFVNWKP; encoded by the coding sequence ATGAGTCGCTTGCAAGTCGCCATTGTTGATTATGGCATGGGTAATTTAAGATCTGTCGCCAATGCGTTCAAGGCCGTGGCGCCATCGATTTCGGTCGCTGTTACCAGCGACCCGGAGCAGATTGCGCAAGCTGAGCGCGTCGTTTTTCCAGGTCAAGGTGCGATGCCTGATTGCATTCGAGAGCTGGATGCACGCGACTTACGGCAGGCAGTCATCATGGCCACCAAGCAAAAGCCATTTTTAGGGATTTGTATTGGCCTGCAAATGCTGTTTGAACATTCTGAAGAAGGTAATGTGCCGGGTTTAGGGGTGTATCCAGGTCAGGTGAAACGCTTTCCGTCAGAGTGCATGATTGACGTGAATGGGGCCAAACTAAAGGTGCCGCACATGGGTTGGAGTCAGGTGCATCAGACGCAGACCCATGCCCTGTGGGCTGACATTCCCGATCAAGCCCGGTTTTACTATGTACACAGCTACTATGTGGCCCCAGATGAAGTCGGTCTCACCGCAGCGACCACTGCTTATCCATTCGATTTTACTGGTGCCATCGCGCGCGATAACGTGTTCGCAGTGCAGTTTCACCCAGAAAAGAGTGCGGCGGCAGGGTTGCAACTTCTCGATAATTTTGTAAACTGGAAACCCTAA
- the hisA gene encoding 1-(5-phosphoribosyl)-5-[(5-phosphoribosylamino)methylideneamino]imidazole-4-carboxamide isomerase, which translates to MLIIPAIDLKDGHCVRLKQGLMEESTVFSEDPGAMARHWVDQGGKRLHLVDLNGAFAGKPVNEAAIKSIVAAVGGDIPIQLGGGIRDLDTIERYLDDGISYVIIGTAAVKNPGFLHEACYAFPGQIMVGLDAKDGKVAVDGWSKLTGHDVIDLAKKFEDYGVESIVYTDIGRDGMLTGVNIDATVALAQALTIPVIASGGVTNLDDVRHLCAVQDEGIIGTITGRAIYEGTLDFAAAQLLADQLSGRA; encoded by the coding sequence ATGTTAATTATTCCAGCGATTGATTTGAAAGATGGTCACTGCGTCCGTTTAAAGCAGGGCTTGATGGAAGAGTCCACCGTATTTTCCGAAGACCCAGGCGCCATGGCCAGACATTGGGTAGATCAGGGCGGTAAACGATTACATCTGGTGGATTTAAATGGTGCCTTTGCGGGTAAACCGGTCAATGAGGCGGCTATCAAGTCCATCGTAGCAGCCGTAGGGGGCGATATTCCGATTCAATTGGGTGGAGGCATTCGCGATCTGGATACCATTGAGCGATATCTTGATGATGGCATCAGCTATGTCATTATTGGCACGGCTGCGGTCAAAAATCCGGGTTTCTTGCACGAGGCTTGTTATGCTTTCCCAGGACAAATTATGGTCGGATTGGATGCCAAGGACGGCAAAGTCGCGGTGGATGGTTGGTCTAAGTTGACTGGTCACGATGTGATTGATTTGGCGAAAAAATTTGAAGATTACGGCGTAGAGAGCATTGTCTATACCGATATTGGACGTGATGGCATGCTGACGGGTGTGAATATTGATGCGACCGTCGCTCTTGCGCAAGCGCTGACAATTCCAGTGATCGCCAGTGGCGGCGTTACCAATCTCGATGATGTGCGTCATTTATGTGCCGTGCAGGATGAAGGCATTATTGGAACGATTACAGGGCGTGCGATTTATGAGGGCACCCTCGATTTTGCTGCTGCACAATTACTCGCTGATCAACTGAGTGGCCGCGCATAA